One window of Sinorhizobium fredii NGR234 genomic DNA carries:
- a CDS encoding LPS-assembly protein LptD produces the protein MAAGNRGPVKLTNAALLAGVALHALAIGMHAPAMAQDTTTRIDELQPNIPADAKLLLTANELVYNRDTEIVTVRGNVQIEYGGYKMVARQVDYNQKSGRILATGEVQLIEPGGNVVYADKMDVTDDFGNGFVTALRIETTDLTRLAAESGERRNGEEFILNKAVYTACTPCSTKPEHRSLWHIKAQRVVQNGRTRTIRLEHAYFELFGKPIAYIPVMEIPDHTVKRKSGFLFPTFRYAQKLGAGVGIPYYWAISPYMDATVTATGLTRQGFLLEGEFRQRFHNGMHTLNVAGISQMDRDQFTPGTVDAQETARGMVASKGRFEINPRWTFGWNVLVQSDNNFAKTYDLSSFDGTTYVNQAYLSGLGKRNYFDLRAFYFDIQDADPDSIAENQQPIAQVLDYSYTAPEPVLGGELNADFNFTNVKRNRLDRDTTVFGVDRFRGLEGSSHRLTGELEWKRTFIAPGGLALTPLLAARGDAVGVNVDDPIGYTGAFTSSDAVTRGMLTAGLEARYPILFAGETSSHVLEPIAQLYARPNEQYAGALPNEDAQSFVFDATNLFDRDKFSGFDRIEGGTRANVGVRYTGSFDNGYGLRAIAGQSFHLGGVNSFATDDLVKVGADSGLESDRSDYVAMFGVDAPSGLMASLSGRLDEQDLSLRRADATVGYLGLTWQAALTYTRIEAQPLYGSAFDQDEIQSAAAYRFHDFWSVFGAVTYDINEGVVTRHGLGLTYDDQDTLFSIVYKSERDTDSTVANDWSIGARISFRTLGDINVGETRFEELDYF, from the coding sequence GTGGCGGCAGGCAACCGCGGACCTGTGAAGCTTACCAACGCCGCCCTTCTTGCGGGCGTGGCGTTGCATGCGCTTGCCATCGGAATGCATGCGCCGGCCATGGCGCAGGACACCACGACCCGAATCGATGAGCTGCAGCCGAACATCCCGGCTGACGCGAAGCTCCTGTTGACCGCCAACGAGCTGGTCTACAACCGCGACACGGAAATCGTCACCGTGCGCGGCAACGTGCAGATCGAATATGGCGGCTACAAAATGGTGGCCCGCCAGGTCGACTACAATCAAAAGAGCGGTCGCATCCTTGCGACCGGGGAAGTCCAGCTGATCGAGCCGGGCGGCAATGTCGTCTATGCCGACAAAATGGATGTCACCGATGATTTCGGCAACGGTTTCGTCACCGCGTTGCGAATCGAGACGACCGACCTGACCCGGCTCGCAGCCGAAAGCGGCGAACGGCGCAATGGCGAAGAGTTCATCCTGAACAAGGCCGTCTATACCGCCTGCACGCCGTGCTCGACCAAGCCGGAGCACCGTTCGCTGTGGCACATCAAGGCGCAGCGGGTCGTTCAGAATGGACGCACACGCACGATTCGGCTGGAACACGCCTATTTCGAGCTGTTCGGAAAACCCATCGCCTACATACCGGTGATGGAAATCCCCGACCACACGGTGAAGCGCAAGAGCGGCTTCCTCTTCCCGACATTCCGCTACGCGCAGAAGCTCGGCGCAGGCGTCGGTATCCCCTATTACTGGGCGATCTCGCCCTATATGGACGCGACCGTCACCGCGACCGGCTTGACGCGCCAGGGCTTCCTGCTCGAAGGCGAGTTCCGCCAGCGGTTCCACAACGGCATGCACACGCTGAACGTGGCCGGCATCAGCCAGATGGACAGGGATCAGTTCACGCCCGGAACCGTCGACGCGCAAGAAACCGCCCGCGGCATGGTGGCATCCAAGGGCCGGTTCGAGATCAATCCGCGCTGGACCTTCGGCTGGAACGTTCTCGTCCAATCGGACAACAACTTCGCCAAGACCTACGACCTTTCGTCGTTCGACGGCACCACCTATGTCAATCAGGCCTATCTGTCCGGCCTCGGCAAGCGCAACTATTTCGACCTGCGCGCCTTCTATTTCGACATCCAGGACGCCGATCCGGACAGCATCGCGGAAAACCAGCAGCCGATCGCGCAGGTCCTGGACTATTCCTACACCGCGCCCGAGCCGGTCCTCGGCGGAGAGCTCAACGCCGACTTCAACTTCACGAACGTCAAGCGCAACCGGCTGGACCGCGACACCACTGTGTTCGGTGTGGATCGCTTCCGCGGGCTCGAGGGCAGTTCGCACCGCCTGACCGGCGAGCTCGAGTGGAAACGGACCTTCATCGCGCCCGGCGGGCTGGCGCTGACACCTTTGCTTGCGGCGCGCGGCGATGCCGTGGGCGTCAATGTGGACGACCCCATCGGCTACACCGGCGCGTTCACGAGCAGCGATGCAGTGACGCGGGGCATGCTCACCGCGGGTCTCGAGGCGCGCTATCCGATCCTTTTCGCCGGTGAAACGAGCAGCCACGTGCTGGAGCCGATCGCACAGCTCTACGCCCGGCCGAACGAACAATATGCCGGCGCACTGCCGAACGAAGATGCCCAGAGCTTCGTCTTCGATGCCACCAACCTCTTCGATCGTGACAAATTCTCCGGCTTCGACCGTATCGAAGGCGGAACACGCGCCAATGTCGGCGTGCGTTACACCGGCAGCTTCGACAATGGCTACGGCCTGCGCGCCATCGCGGGGCAATCGTTCCACCTCGGCGGCGTCAACTCCTTCGCGACGGACGATCTCGTCAAGGTCGGCGCAGACTCGGGCCTGGAAAGCGACCGGTCCGATTATGTGGCGATGTTCGGCGTCGACGCTCCTTCCGGCTTGATGGCGAGTCTTTCCGGCCGCCTGGACGAACAGGACTTGAGCCTGCGCCGCGCTGACGCGACGGTCGGCTATCTCGGCCTGACATGGCAGGCGGCGTTGACCTATACGCGGATCGAGGCGCAGCCGCTCTACGGCTCGGCGTTCGACCAGGACGAGATCCAGTCGGCAGCCGCTTATCGGTTCCACGACTTTTGGTCGGTGTTTGGCGCGGTGACCTATGACATCAATGAAGGCGTCGTGACCCGCCATGGCCTGGGACTGACCTATGACGATCAGGACACCCTGTTCTCGATCGTCTACAAGTCGGAGCGGGATACGGACAGTACGGTCGCCAACGACTGGTCGATTGGTGCCCGCATCAGCTTCCGTACGCTGGGCGACATCAATGTGGGCGAGACCAGATTCGAAGAGCTGGACTACTTCTGA
- the gmk gene encoding guanylate kinase — MKSATASPIRIARRGLMLVISSPSGAGKSTIARNLLEADPELTISVSVTTRAKRSSEIEGRHYHFKTVREFEALRATDSLLEWAEVHGNFYGTPRDAVEAAMADGRDMLFDIDWQGAQQLQEKMAGDVVSIFILPPSMAELQSRLHRRAEDTEEVIATRLANSRAEIEHWREYDYIVLNDDLDRAFSSVRAIIEAERLRRDRRPGLFEFVNGLLTENPF, encoded by the coding sequence ATGAAATCGGCGACTGCTTCGCCCATCAGGATCGCCCGTCGCGGATTGATGCTTGTGATCTCGTCGCCCTCAGGCGCCGGAAAATCGACGATCGCGCGCAATCTCCTCGAGGCCGATCCGGAACTGACCATTTCGGTGAGTGTCACGACGCGCGCCAAGCGGTCGAGTGAGATCGAGGGGCGGCATTATCATTTCAAGACCGTCCGCGAATTCGAGGCATTGAGGGCGACGGACTCGCTGCTCGAGTGGGCCGAGGTGCACGGCAATTTCTACGGAACACCGCGCGACGCCGTCGAGGCCGCGATGGCCGACGGGCGCGACATGCTCTTCGACATCGACTGGCAGGGTGCGCAGCAATTGCAGGAAAAGATGGCCGGCGACGTGGTGTCGATCTTCATCCTGCCGCCGTCCATGGCGGAACTGCAGTCGCGCCTGCATCGGCGCGCCGAAGATACCGAGGAAGTGATCGCAACGCGGCTCGCCAATTCGCGCGCGGAGATCGAGCACTGGCGCGAATACGACTATATCGTCCTCAATGACGATCTCGACCGCGCCTTCTCTTCCGTGCGCGCGATCATCGAAGCGGAGCGACTGCGCCGCGACCGGCGCCCTGGCCTGTTCGAATTCGTCAACGGTCTTCTGACGGAAAACCCGTTCTGA
- the mltG gene encoding endolytic transglycosylase MltG, with amino-acid sequence MSDSNENSAAQFGRNETGSNGPIIPKSANEALRPERVPEPPKRSRKARSQVVIFLNFLMTVVVFVALAAAGAVYYAMHAYEKPGPLEANQNFIVRGGAGIIEIAEGLERNNIITDSRVFRFVSEAYLDNETLKAGEYEIKAHASMQEIMELLKSGKSILYAVSLPEGLTVKQMFRKLSDDPVLVGDLPAELPAEGSLKPDTYKFTRGTKRGEIVQQMVSAQKALVSQIWEKRDPELPVTSVEEFVTLASIVEKETGRADERPRVASVFINRLEKGMRLQSDPTIIYGIFGGEGKPVDRAILKSDLEKETPYNTYLIKGLPPTPIANPGRAALEAVANPSRTPELYFVADGTGGHVFAATLDEHNANVRRWRKLEAEKAAEAAKAAADAATAPEAQ; translated from the coding sequence GTGAGCGACTCAAACGAGAACAGCGCGGCGCAGTTCGGCCGCAATGAAACCGGGAGCAACGGGCCGATCATTCCGAAATCGGCGAACGAGGCGCTGAGGCCGGAGCGGGTACCGGAACCGCCAAAGCGGTCCCGGAAAGCGCGCAGCCAGGTGGTCATCTTCCTCAATTTCCTGATGACCGTGGTCGTGTTCGTCGCGCTGGCGGCGGCGGGAGCCGTCTACTACGCGATGCATGCGTACGAGAAACCGGGCCCCTTGGAAGCGAACCAGAACTTCATCGTGCGCGGCGGCGCCGGCATCATTGAAATTGCCGAGGGGCTGGAGCGCAACAACATCATCACCGACAGCCGCGTCTTCCGCTTCGTCTCCGAAGCCTATCTCGACAACGAAACGCTGAAGGCCGGCGAATACGAGATCAAGGCGCATGCGTCGATGCAGGAGATCATGGAGCTCCTGAAATCCGGCAAGTCGATCCTCTATGCGGTGTCCCTGCCGGAAGGGCTGACCGTGAAGCAGATGTTCCGCAAGCTTTCGGACGACCCGGTGCTCGTCGGCGATCTGCCGGCGGAACTGCCGGCCGAGGGCTCACTAAAGCCGGACACCTACAAATTCACACGCGGCACCAAGCGGGGCGAAATCGTCCAGCAGATGGTTTCGGCACAAAAAGCGCTTGTCTCGCAGATCTGGGAAAAGCGTGATCCCGAATTGCCTGTGACATCGGTCGAAGAGTTCGTCACGCTCGCCTCCATCGTCGAGAAGGAGACGGGCCGCGCAGACGAACGGCCGCGCGTCGCCTCGGTCTTCATCAACCGGTTGGAAAAGGGCATGCGCCTGCAGTCGGATCCGACGATCATTTACGGCATCTTCGGCGGCGAGGGTAAACCCGTCGACCGGGCGATCCTGAAGTCCGACCTCGAAAAGGAAACGCCTTACAACACCTATCTCATCAAGGGGCTGCCGCCGACGCCGATTGCAAATCCCGGCAGGGCGGCGCTGGAAGCCGTGGCCAATCCCTCGCGCACGCCCGAGCTTTATTTCGTCGCCGACGGGACCGGCGGACACGTCTTTGCCGCGACGCTCGATGAACACAACGCGAATGTGCGGCGGTGGCGGAAACTCGAGGCCGAAAAGGCGGCCGAGGCGGCAAAGGCGGCTGCGGATGCCGCCACGGCACCCGAGGCGCAATAG
- the lptG gene encoding LPS export ABC transporter permease LptG yields the protein MILSTLGRYFFKRYIVTTFWFLVGIFALIFIIDFSELASRMSALPHYTVSGALLMTTFRIPTILQQTVPFVALFSAMAALISLNRRYELVVTRAAGISVWQFLRPFVLGAFLVGVLAVVALNPLAAWGTKRAEALEAEWGSSRSAQSSSIPWLRQIYDGTDTIIGARSVQNGGTELINVTVIHFDPQGTITLRQDAKSAKLEDGYWLLNGVTESGNGRLPRRLETVQLRTNLKADFVQERLAKADSIQFFDLPHKIEVARSFGFSTDAMETQLHSLLSLPLLLVAMTLIAACVSLKFSRFNQSRSVILGGILSGFVLYVVTVLVKAFGSSGIVPPFVAAWLPVVVAMALGSTILLHQEDG from the coding sequence ATGATCCTCAGCACCCTCGGACGTTATTTCTTCAAGCGTTACATCGTCACGACGTTCTGGTTCCTGGTCGGCATCTTTGCGCTGATCTTCATCATCGATTTCAGCGAACTCGCCAGCCGTATGTCGGCCCTGCCGCACTACACGGTGAGCGGCGCACTGCTGATGACGACGTTCCGAATCCCGACGATCCTCCAACAGACGGTTCCCTTCGTGGCGCTCTTTTCCGCGATGGCGGCACTGATTTCCCTCAACCGACGCTACGAGTTGGTCGTCACCCGCGCCGCCGGCATTTCCGTGTGGCAGTTCCTGCGGCCCTTCGTGCTGGGCGCGTTTCTTGTCGGCGTCCTCGCCGTCGTGGCGCTCAATCCGCTTGCCGCCTGGGGAACGAAGCGGGCCGAGGCGCTGGAGGCGGAATGGGGCTCCTCCCGCTCGGCGCAATCCAGTTCGATACCGTGGCTCAGACAGATCTATGACGGAACGGACACGATCATTGGCGCCCGCTCCGTCCAGAACGGCGGCACGGAGCTCATCAACGTCACCGTCATCCACTTTGATCCACAGGGAACGATCACCCTGAGGCAGGATGCGAAGTCGGCGAAACTCGAAGATGGTTACTGGCTGCTTAACGGGGTCACCGAAAGCGGCAACGGACGCCTGCCCCGACGACTGGAAACGGTACAACTTCGCACGAATCTGAAGGCCGATTTTGTCCAGGAACGCTTGGCGAAGGCTGATTCCATTCAGTTTTTCGACCTGCCGCACAAAATCGAGGTGGCCCGGTCCTTCGGCTTCTCGACCGACGCCATGGAAACGCAGCTTCACTCGCTGCTGTCGCTGCCGCTGCTTCTCGTTGCAATGACTTTGATCGCCGCTTGCGTCTCTTTGAAATTTAGCCGGTTCAACCAATCACGCTCGGTAATTCTCGGTGGCATCCTGTCAGGCTTCGTGCTTTATGTCGTCACCGTGCTTGTCAAAGCATTCGGGAGCAGCGGTATTGTGCCTCCGTTCGTTGCAGCCTGGTTGCCAGTTGTTGTAGCGATGGCGCTGGGCTCGACGATTCTATTGCATCAGGAGGATGGCTAG
- the rsmA gene encoding 16S rRNA (adenine(1518)-N(6)/adenine(1519)-N(6))-dimethyltransferase RsmA, whose product MAALDGLPPLRDVIQRHGLDAKKALGQNFLLDLNLTQKIARTAGPLEDVTVIEVGPGPGGLTRAILALGARKVVAIERDPRCLPALAEISAHYPGRLDVVEGDALKVDFERLAEGPVRIIANLPYNVGTQLLVNWLLPERWPPFWQSMTLMIQREVGLRIVAGADDDHYGRLGVLCGWRTKARLAFDVPPQAFTPPPKVTSTVVHLEPIDNPIPCAVSALEKVTQAAFGQRRKMLRQSLKSIGGEALLGKAGIDPQRRAETLTVEEFCRLANCLLGEKVPRSGAAPLRTGFPSEDR is encoded by the coding sequence ATGGCAGCACTCGACGGTCTGCCGCCGCTTCGCGACGTCATCCAGCGCCACGGGCTCGATGCGAAGAAAGCGCTCGGGCAGAATTTCCTGCTCGACCTCAATCTCACCCAGAAGATCGCCCGCACGGCCGGCCCCCTCGAAGACGTCACCGTCATCGAAGTCGGCCCAGGCCCCGGGGGGCTGACGCGCGCCATCCTGGCGCTCGGCGCCAGGAAGGTCGTGGCAATCGAACGCGACCCGCGCTGCCTGCCGGCACTTGCCGAAATCAGCGCCCACTATCCCGGCCGGCTCGACGTCGTCGAAGGCGACGCCTTGAAGGTGGATTTCGAGCGCCTCGCCGAGGGACCGGTGCGTATCATCGCCAACCTGCCCTACAATGTCGGCACGCAGCTTCTCGTCAATTGGCTGCTGCCCGAGCGCTGGCCGCCCTTCTGGCAGTCGATGACGCTGATGATCCAGCGGGAAGTTGGCTTGCGGATCGTCGCCGGCGCCGACGACGATCACTATGGCCGCCTCGGCGTCCTCTGTGGCTGGCGCACCAAGGCGCGCCTGGCCTTCGACGTGCCGCCGCAGGCCTTCACCCCGCCTCCGAAGGTGACCTCCACGGTCGTGCATCTCGAGCCGATCGACAATCCGATTCCATGCGCGGTCTCGGCGCTCGAGAAGGTCACGCAGGCGGCCTTCGGCCAGCGCCGCAAGATGCTGCGCCAGAGCCTCAAGTCGATCGGCGGCGAAGCGCTGCTCGGCAAGGCAGGCATCGACCCGCAACGGCGGGCCGAGACGCTGACGGTCGAAGAGTTCTGCCGGCTGGCGAATTGCCTGTTGGGGGAAAAGGTACCGCGATCCGGGGCCGCGCCCCTCAGAACGGGTTTTCCGTCAGAAGACCGTTGA
- the pdxA gene encoding 4-hydroxythreonine-4-phosphate dehydrogenase PdxA — protein sequence MSETSGRPIALTMGDPAGIGPDITLAVWARREAQATAPFLFIGDPSVLSARARVLGQPVRIEETDCLNAAAVFANALPVLPIRCAAPVVAGQPSAENAAAVTGAIDTAVRLVMAGEASAVTTNPIAKAVLYEAGFRFPGHTEYLADLAEKATGASLLPVMMLAGPKLRAVPVTIHIPLKDVPAALTPDLIYRTSTTTAADLKSRFGLTAPRLAIAGLNPHAGEGGALGLEDDQVIRPVIDRLRADGLDVVGPLPADTMFHDRARQTYDVAICMYHDQALIPAKALGFDDSVNVTLGLPFIRTSPDHGTAFAIAGKGIAREDSLQAALRLAAELAANAGKVPR from the coding sequence ATGAGCGAGACGAGCGGCAGGCCGATCGCCCTGACGATGGGTGACCCGGCCGGGATTGGCCCGGACATTACTCTTGCCGTTTGGGCAAGGCGGGAGGCGCAGGCAACTGCGCCTTTCCTCTTCATCGGCGACCCTTCGGTGCTTTCGGCGCGCGCCAGGGTGCTCGGGCAACCGGTGCGGATCGAGGAGACCGATTGCCTCAACGCAGCCGCCGTCTTCGCAAACGCCCTGCCGGTATTGCCGATCCGTTGTGCCGCGCCCGTGGTCGCCGGCCAGCCGAGCGCGGAGAATGCCGCTGCCGTAACCGGTGCGATCGATACCGCCGTGCGGCTCGTCATGGCCGGTGAAGCCTCGGCCGTAACGACCAATCCCATCGCCAAGGCCGTACTCTACGAGGCAGGTTTCCGCTTCCCCGGCCACACCGAATATCTCGCCGATCTGGCGGAGAAGGCGACCGGAGCCTCCCTTCTGCCGGTGATGATGCTGGCGGGGCCGAAGCTGCGCGCCGTCCCGGTGACGATCCATATTCCGCTCAAGGATGTTCCCGCCGCCCTGACGCCGGATCTGATCTACCGGACCTCTACGACGACCGCCGCCGATCTGAAGAGCCGCTTCGGGCTTACGGCGCCGCGTCTGGCCATTGCGGGCCTCAACCCGCATGCCGGCGAAGGAGGCGCGCTCGGGCTCGAGGACGATCAGGTCATCCGTCCGGTGATCGACCGCCTTCGCGCCGACGGTCTCGACGTCGTCGGGCCGCTTCCGGCCGACACCATGTTCCACGATCGGGCAAGACAGACCTATGACGTGGCGATCTGCATGTATCACGATCAGGCTCTGATCCCGGCCAAGGCGCTCGGCTTCGATGACAGCGTCAATGTCACGCTTGGCTTACCCTTCATCAGAACCTCGCCGGACCATGGCACTGCCTTTGCGATCGCCGGCAAGGGCATTGCGCGCGAGGACAGCCTGCAGGCGGCGCTGCGTCTTGCCGCGGAACTGGCAGCCAATGCCGGGAAGGTGCCGCGCTGA
- the fabF gene encoding beta-ketoacyl-ACP synthase II: MRRVVITGTGMVSPLGCGTEVSWSRLLAGGNAARRVTEFEVEDLPAKIACRIPFGDGSDGTFNADDWMEPKEQRKVDPFITYAMAAADMALADAGWKPESDEDQIATGVLIGSGIGGLEGIVEGGYTLRDKGPRRLSPFFIPGRLINLASGQVSIRHKLRGPNHSVVTACSTGAHAIGDASRLIALGDADVMVAGGTESPICRISLAGFAACKALSTQHNDDPQKASRPYDADRDGFVMGEGAGIVILEELEHAKARGAKIYAEVVGYGLSGDAFHITAPSEDGDGAYRCMQMALKRAGLTAADVDYINAHGTSTMADTIELGAVERLVGDSASRISMSSTKSAIGHLLGAAGAVEAIFSALAIRDNVAPPTLNLDNPSAETKIDLVPHVARKREINVALSNSFGFGGTNASLVLRRYKGH; the protein is encoded by the coding sequence CGGCAACGCCGCTCGCAGGGTGACCGAGTTCGAGGTCGAGGACCTTCCCGCCAAGATCGCCTGCCGTATCCCCTTCGGTGACGGCTCCGACGGCACCTTCAATGCCGACGACTGGATGGAGCCCAAGGAACAGCGCAAGGTCGACCCATTCATCACCTATGCGATGGCCGCCGCCGACATGGCGCTCGCGGATGCTGGGTGGAAGCCGGAAAGCGACGAGGACCAGATTGCCACCGGCGTGCTGATCGGCTCCGGCATCGGCGGCCTCGAAGGGATCGTCGAGGGCGGCTACACGCTGCGCGACAAGGGGCCGCGCCGGCTTTCGCCCTTCTTCATCCCCGGCCGCCTGATCAATCTTGCCTCCGGCCAGGTTTCCATTCGCCACAAGTTGCGCGGCCCGAACCATTCGGTGGTCACGGCCTGTTCGACCGGCGCGCACGCCATCGGTGACGCGAGCCGCCTGATCGCGCTCGGTGATGCCGACGTCATGGTCGCGGGCGGAACCGAATCGCCGATCTGCCGCATTTCGCTGGCCGGCTTTGCCGCCTGCAAGGCCCTCTCGACGCAGCACAATGACGATCCGCAAAAGGCATCGCGTCCCTATGATGCCGATCGCGACGGCTTCGTCATGGGCGAGGGTGCCGGCATCGTCATCCTCGAGGAACTCGAGCACGCCAAGGCGCGCGGCGCCAAGATCTATGCCGAAGTGGTCGGCTACGGCCTTTCCGGCGACGCTTTCCACATCACCGCCCCCTCGGAAGACGGCGACGGCGCCTACCGCTGCATGCAGATGGCGCTGAAGCGCGCCGGCCTGACGGCGGCCGACGTCGACTATATCAACGCGCACGGCACATCCACGATGGCCGACACGATCGAGCTCGGCGCGGTCGAGCGGCTGGTGGGCGACAGCGCTTCGAGGATCTCGATGTCTTCGACGAAATCGGCGATCGGCCATCTCCTTGGGGCCGCCGGTGCGGTCGAAGCGATTTTCTCGGCGCTGGCGATTCGCGACAATGTCGCGCCGCCGACCCTCAACCTCGACAATCCGTCGGCCGAGACGAAGATCGACCTGGTGCCGCATGTGGCCCGCAAGCGCGAGATCAACGTCGCTCTGTCGAATTCCTTCGGTTTCGGCGGCACCAATGCATCGCTGGTGCTGCGCCGCTACAAGGGCCACTGA
- a CDS encoding peptidylprolyl isomerase, translating into MIMGGKISIVRALSALAVAGVLSIASGAAVQAASGVKVIVNSTVITSGDIAKRVAFLRLQRQGGGAAEAEKQLVDEVLKRAEIARVQQSVSTQEVDAAYARFAAGNKLSTEQLGKILDQSGVGIEHFKQYIAVQMSWPRVVNFRYGSASRLSGGDLVKRMMEGGGNKPVTTEYFLQQVIFVIPESKRGAITAKRQAEANASRSQFPGCETSKAFAANYRDVSIRSLGRVLAQQLPEDWKPLVEKAGDGTTTGTRVTEKGVEYLAICKKRQVNDDAAAEVVFRAEDIGKKKAGGEDPNSEKYLEELRSKAQIVNK; encoded by the coding sequence TTGATCATGGGCGGGAAAATTTCGATCGTGAGGGCGCTCTCCGCGCTGGCGGTCGCCGGGGTGCTGAGCATTGCTTCTGGTGCAGCCGTTCAGGCTGCCAGCGGTGTGAAGGTAATTGTCAACAGTACCGTTATCACCTCGGGTGATATCGCCAAGCGCGTGGCGTTCCTACGCCTGCAGCGCCAAGGTGGCGGTGCAGCCGAAGCCGAGAAGCAACTTGTCGACGAGGTCCTGAAGCGTGCCGAGATCGCCCGCGTCCAGCAGTCGGTCAGCACCCAGGAGGTCGACGCCGCCTATGCGCGATTTGCCGCCGGCAACAAGCTGTCGACTGAGCAACTCGGCAAGATTCTCGATCAGTCCGGCGTCGGCATCGAGCATTTCAAGCAGTATATTGCCGTCCAGATGAGCTGGCCGCGGGTCGTCAACTTCCGCTATGGCAGCGCCAGCCGGCTGTCCGGCGGCGACCTGGTCAAGCGCATGATGGAAGGCGGCGGCAACAAGCCGGTGACGACGGAATACTTCCTGCAGCAGGTCATCTTCGTCATCCCGGAATCGAAACGCGGCGCGATCACCGCCAAGCGGCAGGCCGAAGCCAATGCTTCGCGCTCGCAGTTCCCCGGTTGCGAGACGTCGAAGGCTTTCGCAGCGAATTACCGTGACGTATCGATCCGCAGTCTCGGCCGCGTGCTTGCCCAGCAATTGCCGGAGGATTGGAAGCCGCTCGTCGAAAAGGCGGGGGACGGCACGACGACCGGCACGCGAGTCACCGAAAAGGGCGTCGAATATCTGGCAATCTGCAAGAAGCGCCAGGTCAATGACGACGCCGCCGCCGAAGTTGTCTTCCGTGCCGAGGACATCGGCAAGAAGAAGGCCGGCGGCGAAGATCCGAACAGCGAGAAATATCTCGAGGAGCTGCGCTCCAAGGCGCAGATCGTCAACAAATAA
- a CDS encoding YicC/YloC family endoribonuclease, which produces MPLQSMTGFARREGSSGRYRWAWELRSVNGKGLDVRLRLPQGLERFEPDCRRLAPQYFSRGNLQIALSVSGGETAVEAVINRGALDAVLKLREQLGDLVDPAPLRFDTLLSLRGIIDLREPEESETERAARDDDIVKGLELSLADLMAMREDEGAALEKVLAAQVDRIEELTATVEKDPSRSAPAIAARLAQQVALIMDNASSIDRERLHAEVALLATKADLREEVDRLRSHIAAARELLTKGGPVGRKLDFLAQEFNRESNTICSKSNAAAVSAAGIELKVVIDQFREQVQNLE; this is translated from the coding sequence ATGCCGCTCCAGTCGATGACCGGCTTTGCCAGGAGAGAGGGGAGCAGCGGCCGCTATCGCTGGGCCTGGGAATTGCGCTCCGTCAACGGAAAGGGACTCGATGTACGGCTGCGCCTGCCGCAGGGGCTGGAACGTTTCGAGCCCGACTGCCGGCGTCTTGCTCCGCAATATTTCTCGCGCGGCAATCTGCAGATCGCTCTCTCTGTCAGCGGCGGCGAGACGGCCGTCGAAGCCGTCATCAACCGGGGCGCCCTGGATGCCGTGCTGAAACTACGCGAGCAATTGGGCGACCTCGTCGACCCGGCGCCGCTCAGGTTCGATACGCTGCTGTCGCTCCGAGGCATCATCGATCTGCGTGAACCGGAGGAAAGCGAGACTGAGCGCGCCGCCCGCGACGACGATATCGTCAAGGGGCTGGAATTGTCGCTGGCAGACCTGATGGCCATGCGCGAGGACGAGGGGGCGGCCCTCGAAAAGGTTTTGGCGGCGCAGGTGGACCGCATTGAAGAGCTGACGGCGACGGTGGAGAAGGACCCGTCACGGAGCGCTCCGGCAATTGCCGCCCGGTTGGCGCAGCAGGTCGCGTTGATCATGGACAACGCATCTTCCATCGACCGTGAAAGATTGCATGCCGAGGTCGCGCTGCTTGCAACCAAAGCTGATCTCAGGGAAGAGGTCGACCGGCTCCGTTCGCACATTGCCGCCGCCCGCGAGCTCTTGACGAAAGGCGGCCCCGTTGGACGCAAGCTCGACTTCCTTGCACAGGAATTTAACCGGGAATCGAATACCATCTGCTCGAAGTCGAACGCCGCTGCCGTCTCGGCCGCGGGCATCGAATTGAAGGTTGTGATCGACCAGTTCCGCGAACAGGTTCAGAATCTGGAGTAA